The sequence TCATCCAAAATTCAATTAAATGTCTTCTTGTTTTAGATTTCTCTGCACGAAAAGTTGGGCCAAAAGAAAACACCTTTCCAAGTGCCATTGCTGCAGCTTCCATATACAATTGACCACTTTGACTTAAATAAGCGTCCTCATCAAAATATTTGGTGTGGAAAAGCTCGGTTGTACCTTCTGCTGATGCACCAGTTAAAATCGGCGGATCAACTTTTACATAGCCTTGTTCGTTAAAAAATTCATATGTTGCACGAATGATTTCATTTCTTATTTTCATAATAGAGTGCTGTTTTCTTGAACGAAGCCAAAGATGACGGTGGTCCATTAAAAATTCAGTTCCGTGTTCCTTTGGTGTTATTGGATAATCAACCGCTTCATGTATTACCTCTAACCCTTTCACTTGCATTTCAAAACCTAATGGTGAGCGCTCATCTTCTTGTATAGTACCTGTAACATACAGAGATGTCTCTTGTGTTAAGGATTTGGCAAGTTGAAATACCTCTTCCTCTACTTCTGCTTTTACGACCACCCCTTGAATAAATCCAGTTCCATCACGGAGCTGAAGAAAAGCAATTTTTCCACTAGATCTTTTGTTGGCTAACCATGCACCAATGGTTACTTCCTCTCCTACATGTTTATGAACTTCTGCAATTGTTACTTTCACTAGTTTCCCTCCATCAATACGCTTTACTTTGCATGTTTCTCAACAAAACGTTTTATTCTTTTAGCGGCTTCCTCTAATTGGTCAAGTGATGATGCATAGGAAAGACGCACATTATCCTCTGCTCCAAAACCAGAGCCAGGAACTAAGGCAACCTTTTCCTCTTCTAGAAGAGCACTAACCCAATCATCCACAGAATCAAATCCATTGTTTGTTGCAGCCTCTTTCACATTTGGAAATAGATAAAATGCTCCTTGTGGAAGGGCACAATGGATTCCTGGAATTTCATTGATCCATGAATGTAGCTTCTTTAAGCGATCTTCAAAAGCACTCCTCATAACTTCTACTTCTTCTTCTCCACCTTGGTATGCGGCTAAAGCCGCATATTGAGCAATTGAGGTAGGATTAGAGGTAGAGTGGGATGCTAAATCAGTCATCGCCTTAATAATCGTTTCATTTCCCGCTGCGTATCCAATTCTCCATCCAGTCATAGAATGAGATTTAGAATGTCCGTTAATGACAATCGTTTGTTTTTTAAGTTCTTCACTAAGCTGTGCCACAGACACATGACTTGCTCCGTCATAAACTAATTTTTCATAAATTTCATCTGAAACTAATAAGACGTTATGTTTTAAACAAACTTGTCCAATTTCTCTCAATTCATCAGAACTGTAAATCATTCCTGTTGGATTACTTGGAGAATTAAGAATAAGAGCCTTTGTCTTATCGGTTATGGCCTCTTCCACTTGTTCTTTCGTTAACTTAAATTGGTTTTCCTCAAGTGCTTGAATGATGACAGGAACACCACTCGCCAATTTAACTTGCTCTGGATAGCTAACCCAATATGGTGCTGGAACAATTACTTCATCACCGGGGTTCAGTATCACTTGAAACAAGGTATACAACCCGTGTTTAGCTCCGCTTGTTACAATAATTTCCTTTTGAGTATAATTTAATCCTTGATCTTGTTTAAATTTATGAATAATAGCATCTTTCAGTTCAACTATTCCACCTGATGGTGTATATTTTGTTTGGCCTTCATCCATTGCCTTTTTTGCAGCCTGTAAAATATACTCTGGTGTGTTAAAATCAGGCTCGCCTGCTCCTAAGCTAATGACGTCGTGACCCTCTTTTTTTAGCGCTTTTGCCATTGCAGTTATCGCTAACGTACTGGATGGTGTTAACGTTTGAACTCTCTTAGCTAATTCCACTTCTTTGGCCTCCTTTTTTATCTAAATGCCTGGTTGGGTTTTAAACGATACTGTTCATACCTCTCACCGTTATCGAATCGAAAATAATCAAAGACATACCTTTCATGCTCATCTTCATATGTAAGTTCCCAAACAGGTATTTGACTTGTAAATCCCAACTTAATATCGTTTAAAGAACAATCTCTGCATTCTCTGTTCCAATAGTCAAGAACCTCTTCTTGAGATACACCCTCATTTTTATAAACATAGTGTATATCTTCATCATTGTCCTCCATAGGCACAAAAGCAAATAAAGCATTGTTATCCTCATCTACACCGTAAACAGTAACATAATAAAACTTTCCATGAAACCGTTCTGTACTCTCTATTTCTTTTATCGGTGTGCCTTCAAGCGCTTGTTGTTTTGCAAATGCATAATCGTCCTCTTTTTGATCTTGAACATAAAAATAAAAATAACTAAAAAAACCCATTCCCAAAAAAAGAAAAAGTAAAACACTAATGACAATCCCCTTCAGCCTTTTACGTCTGATAGATCGTGAAAACTGCTGTTTTCTCATCTTCATCATCCAATGCTAGACCGAACATTAAATCGCGATCCTTCAACGTGCGATTTAAGACGTCGACAATTTTATATAAATCATTTGTATACTGAATTTTGACTGTTGACAATACCTGTATTTTTGAATCCATTGATAACCTCCTGTTTAATCCCTTCAAATTTATCAAAATTTGTTACCAATATAAATAAGCAATCTTCACAAACTATAATCAAGTAACAACTACTATCCATTTTATTATAACAATAAAGCGATCCATTGAGAGTGTTAAACCCAAAAATCATCATTTCCTGACCCTTGCCTGCGTCCACAGACGCAGGCTTTACATTTATCCCGCATTAAAAGCCACACTTCCAAGTCTTAAGTGAAACGAAAAGATAGGTGAGGGATAAACTCCCATAAAAATAAAATATTAAATTTCCATCTTTATTGGTGAAGCTTGCTTCATGGTTGGTTGCCCGTAAATATCCGATTGGTTCAAGGGCCTTTAGGTC is a genomic window of Bacillaceae bacterium S4-13-56 containing:
- the asnS gene encoding asparagine--tRNA ligase — protein: MKVTIAEVHKHVGEEVTIGAWLANKRSSGKIAFLQLRDGTGFIQGVVVKAEVEEEVFQLAKSLTQETSLYVTGTIQEDERSPLGFEMQVKGLEVIHEAVDYPITPKEHGTEFLMDHRHLWLRSRKQHSIMKIRNEIIRATYEFFNEQGYVKVDPPILTGASAEGTTELFHTKYFDEDAYLSQSGQLYMEAAAMALGKVFSFGPTFRAEKSKTRRHLIEFWMIEPEMAFMDHEDSLKVQENYVSHIVQSVLKNCSIELKTLDRDVTKLENVLAPFPRITYDEAIELLKEKGFEDIEWGEDFGAPHETAIAESFDKPVFITHYPAKIKAFYMKPDPNREDVVLCADLIAPEGYGEIIGGSQRIDDLELMQNRYEEHDLTGPAYKWYLELRQYGSVPHSGFGLGLERTVAWISGVEHVRETIPFPRLLNRLYP
- a CDS encoding pyridoxal phosphate-dependent aminotransferase; its protein translation is MELAKRVQTLTPSSTLAITAMAKALKKEGHDVISLGAGEPDFNTPEYILQAAKKAMDEGQTKYTPSGGIVELKDAIIHKFKQDQGLNYTQKEIIVTSGAKHGLYTLFQVILNPGDEVIVPAPYWVSYPEQVKLASGVPVIIQALEENQFKLTKEQVEEAITDKTKALILNSPSNPTGMIYSSDELREIGQVCLKHNVLLVSDEIYEKLVYDGASHVSVAQLSEELKKQTIVINGHSKSHSMTGWRIGYAAGNETIIKAMTDLASHSTSNPTSIAQYAALAAYQGGEEEVEVMRSAFEDRLKKLHSWINEIPGIHCALPQGAFYLFPNVKEAATNNGFDSVDDWVSALLEEEKVALVPGSGFGAEDNVRLSYASSLDQLEEAAKRIKRFVEKHAK
- a CDS encoding DUF5590 domain-containing protein — translated: MRKQQFSRSIRRKRLKGIVISVLLFLFLGMGFFSYFYFYVQDQKEDDYAFAKQQALEGTPIKEIESTERFHGKFYYVTVYGVDEDNNALFAFVPMEDNDEDIHYVYKNEGVSQEEVLDYWNRECRDCSLNDIKLGFTSQIPVWELTYEDEHERYVFDYFRFDNGERYEQYRLKPNQAFR
- a CDS encoding YpmA family protein — encoded protein: MDSKIQVLSTVKIQYTNDLYKIVDVLNRTLKDRDLMFGLALDDEDEKTAVFTIYQT